ATCTGGTCTTTCCCAGCGCCCACAGCAAGAATAATTTTCTTCAAGCGGGAAGTCCGCTCCTCCTGCCGCAAGAGGATTCCGGGCTGAATTATCGAGCGACGCTTCCCTCGGGAAAGACGTCCGCGGCAGAAAAACTGCTCATCATCGCCGCTCAAAAAGAGCTGACCATGCCAAATATCCCGGGCGGCGGCGGCCTCAGCGCCTATAAAGCGGGCACCATGACCACCGTCATGAGGGATCTAGCCCAACTGGAGCGGCGTGAATGGACCCTGCAGGTCATTCCCTACGACATTTTGGCCCGCGGGGCGCAGGAGTGATGTTCGGTTCGGCCGTTTTTTCCGCTTTCATCTGCATGGGAAGGGATCATTTTCACCACGGCTGGAGGCTCATATGAACCGTATCGCGATCGTCTTTTTAATGGGCGCTTTCTTGGCGGGTTGCGGAGCCCCGAAATGGGTTAAGATGGGCTCGTCGGCCTTCGCGCCGAACGAGAAGATGTTTTACGGCGTGGGAGAGGCCGACGCGTCGGTCCGCAGCACGAATCTGCGGAACGAAACCGCCGACAATCGCGCCCGCGCCGACCTGCAGCGGTATTTCGATACCTACAGCGGCTACTTGATGAAGGAGTATGAGGGAGAAGACGGACAACAGGTGGACCGCGTGATCAAGACCTTCAGCGCCGGCCATCTTTCCGGCGTGAGGATCGTCGAACGCTACCAGAAGGGCGACAAGGTCTACTCCCTGGCCAAGCTCAACCTCGAGGAGTTCCGAAAAGTCGTTCGCAACGCGCCCGAATTGACCGAAAGGACTCGGAAATACCTCGCGGAGCGCTCGGAAAAACTCTTCGACCAGCTTCGCGAAGAGGAAGTTCGACGGGAAGCCGTCAAGGACCGTAAAGCGCCGTAGCTCCGTACGCCGCGTTCTCGCCGGACTGATCTCGACGCCTGCATCGTCATGTACAAATGAAAGAGGAAAATCGCGGCGGCGGCCGCAAGAAAACGAAGCTCTTCCACGCGTCACTGAGCCTGCTTCTCCTCTTTCCGTTGAGAGCCGCGGCGGCCGAATCCTCGTCCGCGGGGACATTGCTCCGGATCCCGATCAGCGTGCGCGCGGCGGGAATGGGAGAGGCGTACGTCGCGGCGGACGACGACGTGCTCGGGATCCACTATAACCCGGCCGCTGGCCTCACGAGCAAACAACTCGCGTTCCTCTACCAAAGGGGGAATCTGGAAGATTCCATCGGCGCGATCGGCGGCGGCGCGCCCCTGTCCTTCGGGAAAGTCGCGGGCAGCCTGCTCTACTA
The sequence above is drawn from the Elusimicrobiota bacterium genome and encodes:
- a CDS encoding LPP20 family lipoprotein; the encoded protein is MNRIAIVFLMGAFLAGCGAPKWVKMGSSAFAPNEKMFYGVGEADASVRSTNLRNETADNRARADLQRYFDTYSGYLMKEYEGEDGQQVDRVIKTFSAGHLSGVRIVERYQKGDKVYSLAKLNLEEFRKVVRNAPELTERTRKYLAERSEKLFDQLREEEVRREAVKDRKAP